The Brassica napus cultivar Da-Ae chromosome C7, Da-Ae, whole genome shotgun sequence genome has a segment encoding these proteins:
- the LOC106440160 gene encoding heat shock 70 kDa protein 17-like — MRKKMCTVLVLLLSLLSVLFVPSESAVASVDLGSEWVKVAVVNIKRGQSPISVAINEMSKRKSPSLVAFHSGDRLLGEEAAGITARYPNKVYSQLRDMVGKPFKHVKDFIDSVYLPFDIVEDSRGAVGVKIDDGTTVYSVEELLAMILGYGSDLAEFHAKIPVKDMVVSVPPYFGQAERRGLIQASQLAGVNVLSLVHEHSGAALQYGIDKDFANGSRHVIFYDMGSSSTYAALVYYSAYNEKEFGKTVSVNQFQVKDVRWDSGLGGQSMEMRLVEYFANEFNKQLSSGVDVRKFPKAMAKLKKQVKRTKEILSANTGAPISVESLHDDRDFRSTISREKFEELCKDLWERSLTPLKDILKHSGLKMDDIYAVELIGGATRVPKLQSTIQEFIGKQDLDKHLDADEAIVLGSALHAANLSDGIKLKRRLGIVDGSPYGFLVELEGPNVKKDESTKQQLVPRMKKLPSKMFRTFVLDKDFDVSLAYESEDILPPGITSPVFAQYSVSGLTDATEKYSSRNLSAPIKANLHFSLSRSGILSLDRGDAVIEITEWVEVPKKNVTIESNTTSTTGNASTGAASDENSQENKEELQADAGNSTAEEPAVVDLGTEKKLKKRTFRIPLKVVEKTVGPGAPFTKESLAEAKTKLEALDKKDKERRRTAELKNNLESYIYATKEKLETPEFEKISTQEERKAFVEKLDEVQDWLYMDGEDANATEFQERLDSLKAIGSPISLRSDELTARPVAVEYAQKYLTEVKEIIKEWETNKTWLPKEKINEVSKEAEKVKSWLEKNEAEQKKTSLWSKPVFTSDEVYAKVFTMQDKVTKVNRIPKPKPKIEKPTKKENTTEEKSKGSEDSTNSTESEAAAKEEEGHDEL; from the exons atgaggaagaagatgtgTACCGTGTTAGTGTTGCTCTTGTCATTGCTCTCTGTACTCTTTGTTCCATCGGAATCAGCTGTTGCAAGCGTAGATCTAGGTTCAGAATGGGTGAAAGTCGCCGTAGTTAACATCAAACGAGGGCAGAGTCCGATCTCTGTAGCCATCAACGAGATGTCCAAGAGGAAATCCCCAAGCTTAGTTGCCTTCCACTCCGGTGACAGGTTGCTAGGCGAGGAAGCTGCAGGGATCACGGCTCGTTACCCTAATAAAGTTTATTCACAGCTTCGGGACATGGTTGGGAAGCCTTTTAAGCATGTCAAGGATTTCATTGACTCTGTGTACTTGCCGTTTGATATCGTTGAGGATTCTAGAGGCGCGGTTGGTGTAAAGATTGATGATGGGACGACTGTTTACTCGGTGGAGGAGTTGTTGGCTATGATCTTGGGGTATGGGTCTGACCTGGCTGAGTTCCATGCGAAGATCCCGGTGAAGGATATGGTTGTTTCGGTTCCACCTTACTTTGGGCAGGCGGAGAGGCGGGGTTTGATCCAGGCTTCTCAGTTGGCTGGTGTTAATGTTCTGTCCCTGGTTCATGAGCATTCCGGTGCAGCTTTGCAGTATGGGATTGATAAGGATTTCGCAAATGGGTCGAGacatgttatattttatgaCATGGGTtcgagtagtacttatgctgccCTTGTCTATTACTCTGCTTACAATGAGAAGGAGTTTGGCAAAACTGTTTCTGTCAACCAATTTCAG GTCAAGGATGTTAGATGGGACTCGGGACTTGGAGGACAGAGTATGGAGATGCGCTTGGTAGAGTACTTTGCAAATGAGTTTAACAAACAGCTCAGTAGTGGAGTTGATGTGAGGAAGTTCCCTAAAGCAATGgctaaattaaagaaacaagtCAAACGTACAAAGGAAATTTTGAGTGCAAACACCGGGGCTCCAATATCTGTTGAATCTCTCCATGATGATCGTGATTTCAG GAGCACAATTTCCCGTGAGAAGTTTGAGGAACTCTGTAAAGATCTTTGGGAAAGGTCTCTTACACCTTTAAAAGATATTCTCAAGCATTCAGGTTTGAAGATGGATGATATATATGCAGTAGAGCTAATAGGAGGAGCTACTAGAGTCCCCAAACTACAG AGCACGATCCAGGAATTTATTGGGAAGCAAGATTTAGACAAACATCTGGATGCTGATGAGGCTATTGTCCTCGGCTCAGCACTACATGCTGCTAACTTGAGCGATGGAATCAAATTGAAACGTAGGCTAGGTATAGTTGATGGTTCCCCATATGGATTTCTAGTTGAGTTGGAAGGTCCTAATGTCAAGAAAGATGAGAGCACAAAGCAACAACTCGTACCACGGATGAAAAAGCTACCCAGCAAG ATGTTCAGAACATTTGTCCTTGACAAAGATTTTGACGTGTCACTTGCTTATGAGTCCGAGGATATCCTACCCCCAGGAATTACCTCCCCTGTGTTTGCGCAGTATTCTGTTTCTGGTTTGACGGATGCAACTGAGAA ATATTCTTCCCGGAATCTGTCAGCACCTATCAAGGCAAATCTGCATTTCTCTCTAAGTAGAAGTGGGATTCTCAGTCTAGATCGGGGAGACGCTGTCATTGAAATCACAGAATGGGTAGAAGTTCCAAAGAAGAACGTGACTATCGAGAGTAACACAACCTCAACAACAGGCAATGCCTCTACTGGAGCTGCCTCTGACGAGAATTCACAAGAAAATAAAGAGGAACTACAAGCTGATGCTGGAAACAGCACTGCTGAAGAACCAGCTGTGGTAGACCTGGGGACGGAAAAAAAGCTGAAAAAGCGGACATTTAGGATTCCTCTGAAG GTAGTTGAGAAAACTGTTGGACCTGGAGCACCTTTTACGAAAGAGTCTCTTGCTGAAGCTAAGACAAAATTAGAAGCCTTGGACAAGAAAGATAAGGAAAGAAGAAGAACGGCCGAGTTAAAGAACAATCTTGAATCTTATATATATGCTACCAAAGAGAAG CTAGAAACACCTGAATTTGAAAAGATTTCCACCCAAGAAGAGCGCAAGGCGTTTGTTGAGAAGCTTGATGAG GTGCAAGATTGGCTTTACATGGACGGTGAGGATGCTAATGCCACAGAGTTTCAGGAGCGGCTTGACTCACTAAAAGCCATTGGCAGTCCCATATCTTTGCG ATCGGATGAGCTTACAGCACGACCCGTAGCAGTTGAATACGCTCAAAAATACCTAACCGAAGTGAAGGAG ATCATAAAAGAGTGGGAGACGAACAAAACTTGgcttccaaaagaaaaaatcaacGAG GTCTCAAAGGAAGCAGAGAAAGTAAAAAGCTGGTTGGAGAAGAATGAAGCTGAGCAGAAAAA GACTTCTCTGTGGAGCAAGCCAGTGTTCACGTCAGATGAAGTGTACGCCAAAGTATTTACTATGCAAGACAAG gTGACGAAGGTGAATAGGATTCCAAAGCCGAAGCCAAAGATAGAGAAACCAACAAAGAAGGAGAATACAACGGAGGAAAAATCAAAAGGCTCAGAAGACTCCACCAATTCTACTGAATCTGAAGCTGCCGCCAAAGAAGAAGAGGGCCACGACGAGCTTTGA
- the LOC106440159 gene encoding uncharacterized protein LOC106440159 isoform X1: MSGNDAAETAKIEVWWDMNDCTIPEGYDARRVRSGIERAFEKLGYSGRVSITAYGDQKKTPCHVLRGLSSTGVAVAHTNSDSTRSVMYRDMVEWRDQNPPPATMMIISNQVEGDLTWDLARLQQRTRYHLFLAYSIKSSDDLLLVCYANWRWEQLLEEEEEGGTPPLVTCGLLSAAMFYCKSCNLDCQSMEKFRKHLSSYKHGLEEAINPPDTQLLCVTKAWARTYPATSEHATAKIHVLWDMNDCPIPEGYDARRVRPSIERAVKEIGYTGPVSITAFADQKETPDHHLLALSSTGVDFAHTLFWVKYSRMITEFEEWTEDNPAPATIMIISDEVASSQYLSSLICRKLQESNYNCFLAYSVRPFEMPILLTSAEWLWDSLLAVSETKRHKCSSGSESVVESSGMFYCLLCICDCESLDDFKKHLSSKEHIHEDNIMNSHFQSAHRQRRLYKISNYHDEVGYSPKTKRVREDNNDFLNTKVAFAVQSTVKSGYNNKNILTLVHIKERDKNYTKYSKA, translated from the exons ATGTCGGGGAACGATGCGGCGGAGACAGCTAAAATAGAGGTGTGGTGGGACATGAATGACTGTACGATTCCGGAGGGGTATGATGCTCGTCGGGTCCGTTCAGGTATAGAAAGGGCGTTCGAAAAACTAGGCTACAGTGGTCGTGTCTCCATCACTGCCTATGGCGACCAAAAAAAAACCCCTTGCCACGTCCTACGAGGGCTCTCTTCCACTGGAGTCGCTGTTGCACATACCAATTCCG aTAGCACGCGCTCAGTCATGTATCGCGATATGGTGGAATGGCGAGACCAAAATCCACCTCCGGCGACAATGATGATCATATCCAATCAGGTGGAAGGTGACTTAACGTGGGATCTGGCCCGTCTACAACAGCGCACTAGATACCACCTTTTTCTGGCTTATTCAATTAAGAGTAGCGATGATTTACTCCTGGTCTGTTATGCAAATTGGCGCTGGGAGCAATtactagaagaagaagaagaaggaggcaCACCACCACTTGTGACGTGTGGATTATTATCTGCTGCCATGTTTTATTGCAAATCGTGCAATTTAGATTGCCAAAGCATGGAGAAATTCAGGAAGCATCTCTCCAGTTATAAGCATGGACTGGAA GAGGCTATAAACCCTCCGGACACACAACTGTTATGTGTAACGAAGGCGTGGGCAAGGACCTACCCGGCCACGTCTGAACACGCCACAGCTAAAATACATGTGTTGTGGGACATGAATGACTGCCCTATTCCGGAAGGGTACGATGCTCGTCGGGTCCGTCCAAGTATAGAAAGGGCGGTCAAGGAAATAGGCTACACTGGTCCTGTCTCCATCACTGCCTTTGCAGACCAAAAAGAAACCCCTGATCACCACCTTCTAGCGCTCTCTTCCACTGGAGTCGATTTTGCACATACCCTTTTCT GGGTCAAATACAGTCGCATGATTACAGAATTTGAGGAATGGACAGAAGATAATCCTGCTCCGGCTACAATTATGATCATATCGGATGAAGTGGCTTCCAGCCAGTACCTTTCATCACTTATTTGCCGGAAACTACAAGAGAGTAACTACAACTGTTTTTTGGCTTATTCAGTTAGGCCTTTTGAAATGCCAATCCTCCTCACTTCTGCTGAGTGGCTCTGGGATAGCTTACTTGCAG TTTCAGAGACAAAAAGACACAAGTGCAGCAGCGGAAGTGAAAGTGTTGTTGAATCTTCTGGTATGTTTTACTGCCTATTGTGTATCTGTGATTGCGAAAGCCTCGATGATTTCAAAAAGCATCTCTCAAGTAAAGAACATATACATGAG GACAACATAATGAATTCGCATTTTCAATCTGCCCATCGCCAGCGAAGGCTATATAAAATATCCAACTACCATGATGAg GTAGGATATTCTCCCAAGACCAAGCGTGTGAGGGAGGATAACAACGATTTTCTTAACACGAAG GTCGCATTTGCGGTTCAGAGTACGGTGAAATCCGGCTACAACAATAAGAACATTCTCACACTTGTGCACATcaaagaaagagacaaaaacTATACAAAGTATAGCAAAGCGTGA
- the LOC106440159 gene encoding uncharacterized protein LOC106440159 isoform X2, protein MSGNDAAETAKIEVWWDMNDCTIPEGYDARRVRSGIERAFEKLGYSGRVSITAYGDQKKTPCHVLRGLSSTGVAVAHTNSDSTRSVMYRDMVEWRDQNPPPATMMIISNQVEGDLTWDLARLQQRTRYHLFLAYSIKSSDDLLLVCYANWRWEQLLEEEEEGGTPPLVTCGLLSAAMFYCKSCNLDCQSMEKFRKHLSSYKHGLEEAINPPDTQLLCVTKAWARTYPATSEHATAKIHVLWDMNDCPIPEGYDARRVRPSIERAVKEIGYTGPVSITAFADQKETPDHHLLALSSTGVDFAHTLFWVKYSRMITEFEEWTEDNPAPATIMIISDEVASSQYLSSLICRKLQESNYNCFLAYSVRPFEMPILLTSAEWLWDSLLAVSETKRHKCSSGSESVVESSGMFYCLLCICDCESLDDFKKHLSSKEHIHEDNIMNSHFQSAHRQRRLYKISNYHDEVGYSPKTKRVREDNNDFLNTKVPCDMIVRL, encoded by the exons ATGTCGGGGAACGATGCGGCGGAGACAGCTAAAATAGAGGTGTGGTGGGACATGAATGACTGTACGATTCCGGAGGGGTATGATGCTCGTCGGGTCCGTTCAGGTATAGAAAGGGCGTTCGAAAAACTAGGCTACAGTGGTCGTGTCTCCATCACTGCCTATGGCGACCAAAAAAAAACCCCTTGCCACGTCCTACGAGGGCTCTCTTCCACTGGAGTCGCTGTTGCACATACCAATTCCG aTAGCACGCGCTCAGTCATGTATCGCGATATGGTGGAATGGCGAGACCAAAATCCACCTCCGGCGACAATGATGATCATATCCAATCAGGTGGAAGGTGACTTAACGTGGGATCTGGCCCGTCTACAACAGCGCACTAGATACCACCTTTTTCTGGCTTATTCAATTAAGAGTAGCGATGATTTACTCCTGGTCTGTTATGCAAATTGGCGCTGGGAGCAATtactagaagaagaagaagaaggaggcaCACCACCACTTGTGACGTGTGGATTATTATCTGCTGCCATGTTTTATTGCAAATCGTGCAATTTAGATTGCCAAAGCATGGAGAAATTCAGGAAGCATCTCTCCAGTTATAAGCATGGACTGGAA GAGGCTATAAACCCTCCGGACACACAACTGTTATGTGTAACGAAGGCGTGGGCAAGGACCTACCCGGCCACGTCTGAACACGCCACAGCTAAAATACATGTGTTGTGGGACATGAATGACTGCCCTATTCCGGAAGGGTACGATGCTCGTCGGGTCCGTCCAAGTATAGAAAGGGCGGTCAAGGAAATAGGCTACACTGGTCCTGTCTCCATCACTGCCTTTGCAGACCAAAAAGAAACCCCTGATCACCACCTTCTAGCGCTCTCTTCCACTGGAGTCGATTTTGCACATACCCTTTTCT GGGTCAAATACAGTCGCATGATTACAGAATTTGAGGAATGGACAGAAGATAATCCTGCTCCGGCTACAATTATGATCATATCGGATGAAGTGGCTTCCAGCCAGTACCTTTCATCACTTATTTGCCGGAAACTACAAGAGAGTAACTACAACTGTTTTTTGGCTTATTCAGTTAGGCCTTTTGAAATGCCAATCCTCCTCACTTCTGCTGAGTGGCTCTGGGATAGCTTACTTGCAG TTTCAGAGACAAAAAGACACAAGTGCAGCAGCGGAAGTGAAAGTGTTGTTGAATCTTCTGGTATGTTTTACTGCCTATTGTGTATCTGTGATTGCGAAAGCCTCGATGATTTCAAAAAGCATCTCTCAAGTAAAGAACATATACATGAG GACAACATAATGAATTCGCATTTTCAATCTGCCCATCGCCAGCGAAGGCTATATAAAATATCCAACTACCATGATGAg GTAGGATATTCTCCCAAGACCAAGCGTGTGAGGGAGGATAACAACGATTTTCTTAACACGAAG GTTCCATGTGATATGATCGTTCGCCTTTAG
- the LOC106444365 gene encoding pheophorbidase-like → MGGDGGVAPIIHFVFVHGACHGGWCWYKLITLLLAAGFKATSVDLTGAGINLTDSNTVFDFDHYNQPLFSLLSEIPPHHKIILVGHSIGGGTVTEALCKFTDKISMVIYLAAEMVQPGTTSPNNSNMTVGEEDIWEFTYGEGADKPPTGVLMKEEFIRHYYYSQSPIEDVTLASKLLRPAPIRALQGIDKLPPNPEAEKVPRGYMKTAKDNLFHPMYQDRLVEKWPPSQLYILEDSDHSAFFSVPTILFAYLLRAVSFLQL, encoded by the exons ATGGGAGGCGACGGTGGTGTAGCGCCAATAATTCACTTTGTGTTTGTTCATGGAGCCTGCCACGGTGGTTGGTGCTGGTATAAACTCATCACTCTTCTTCTCGCCGCAGGATTCAAAGCCACCTCCGTCGATCTCACCGGCGCTGGCATCAACCTCACGGACTCTAACACCGTCTTTGACTTCGACCATTATAACCaacctctcttctctctcttgtCTGAAATCCCTCCTCACCACAAGATCATACTCGTGGGACATAGCATCGGTGGAGGAACTGTCACTGAAGCTCTGTGCAAGTTCACAGACAAAATCTCCATGGTTATTTACTTAGCGGCTGAAATGGTTCAACCCGGAACTACCTCTCCTAATAATTCAAAC ATGACTGTGGGAGAAGAAGACATATGGGAGTTCACATACGGTGAAGGCGCTGATAAGCCACCCACTGGCGTATTAATGAAGGAAGAGTTTATACGTCATTATTACTATAGCCAAAGTCCTATTGAG GATGTAACTTTGGCATCTAAGCTGTTGCGACCTGCTCCGATAAGGGCGTTACAAGGTATTGATAAGCTGCCTCCAAACCCTGAAGCCGAGAAAGTTCCTCGAGGATACATGAAGACTGCTAAAGATAACCTATTTCATCCTATGTACCAAGACCGTTTGGTGGAGAAGTGGCCACCTTCTCAGTTGTATATCTTGGAGGATAGTGACCATTCTGCTTTCTTCTCTGTCCCAACTATCTTATTCGCTTATCTCCTCCGTGCTGTATCTTTTCTTcaattataa
- the LOC106440158 gene encoding uncharacterized protein LOC106440158 isoform X1: MPFKTVEPPSLLRYLIGSAVMMIGVVLPVGYMMFRNKRVPSSSSYSKQTNKVLI; encoded by the exons ATGCCG TTCAAGACGGTGGAGCCTCCGAGTCTGTTGCGTTACTTGATCGGATCGGCGGTGATGATGATCGGCGTCGTATTACCAGTCGGTTACATGATGTTCCGCAACAAGCGCGTCCCTTCCTCGTCTTCCTACTCTAAACAGAC GAACAAAGTTttgatttag
- the LOC106440158 gene encoding uncharacterized protein LOC106440158 isoform X2, with amino-acid sequence MPFKTVEPPSLLRYLIGSAVMMIGVVLPVGYMMFRNKRVPSSSSYSKQT; translated from the exons ATGCCG TTCAAGACGGTGGAGCCTCCGAGTCTGTTGCGTTACTTGATCGGATCGGCGGTGATGATGATCGGCGTCGTATTACCAGTCGGTTACATGATGTTCCGCAACAAGCGCGTCCCTTCCTCGTCTTCCTACTCTAAACAGACGTAG
- the LOC106440157 gene encoding 60S ribosomal protein L15-1-like, with product MGAYKYVSELWRKKQSDVMRFVQRVRCWEYRQQPSIVRLVRPTRPDKARRLGYKAKQGFVVYRVRVRRGGRKRPVPKGIVYGKPTNQGVTQLKFQRSKRSVAEERAGRKLGGLRVVNSYWLNEDSTYKYYEIILVDPAHNAVRNDPRINWICNPVHKHRELRGLTSEGKKNRGLRGKGHRNHKNRPSRRATWKKNNSLSLRRYR from the exons ATGG GTGCGTACAAGTATGTGTCTGAGCTATGGAGGAAGAAACAATCCGATGTGATGAGGTTTGTGCAGAGGGTGAGGTGCTGGGAGTACAGACAGCAGCCCTCGATTGTCCGTCTCGTCAGGCCTACTCGTCCCGACAAGGCCCGTCGTTTGGGTTACAAGGCCAAGCAG GGCTTCGTGGTGTACCGTGTCCGTGTGAGACGTGGCGGAAGAAAGAGGCCAGTGCCAAAGGGTATTGTGTATGGTAAACCCACAAACCAGGGAGTTACTCAACTCAAGTTCCAGAGGAGCAAGCGTTCTGTTGCTGAGGAGCGTGCTGGAAGGAAACTGGGCGGTCTAAGAGTCGTCAACTCCTACTGGCTCAACGAG GATTCGACGTACAAGTACTACGAGATCATCTTGGTTGACCCCGCACACAACGCTGTGCGTAATGACCCGAGGATCAACTGGATCTGTAACCCGGTGCACAAACACCGTGAGCTCAGGGGACTTACATCGGAGGGAAAGAAGAACAGAGGACTGCGCGGAAAGGGTCACAGAAACCACAAGAACCGCCCGTCTCGCAGAGCTACATGGAAGAAGAATAACTCCCTCTCCCTTCGTCGTTACCGTTGA